One Pseudonocardia abyssalis DNA segment encodes these proteins:
- a CDS encoding ABC transporter permease yields MRAVLTRLVQALVTLAGAGALVFGMLAVTPGDPARRVLEARGVTEPSPPAIAAVRAELRLDDPLPLRFLRWAADAATGDLGISWSTGQPVAAEFAERLPATLRLTGAALALAVALALVLGAVAAAAPGRWPDVVSRVVALGMLVVPSFVLGVLVLDVLVVGAGLGRVIADGTWATVFLPALTLALASGATWSRVLRTGLLEARSASYLRVSTARGATPWQRLRVHELPNAAAPFLTVVGLGTAALIGGAPIVESVFTWPGVGRYTVEAIDARDMPVVVGFTLVAVVVYVVTSLVVDLVCTLIDPRLRQDVR; encoded by the coding sequence GTGCGCGCGGTACTGACCCGGCTGGTCCAGGCTCTGGTCACGCTCGCCGGGGCGGGCGCGCTGGTCTTCGGGATGCTCGCCGTCACCCCGGGCGACCCGGCCCGGCGGGTGCTGGAGGCGCGCGGCGTGACCGAGCCGAGCCCGCCCGCGATCGCCGCGGTCCGCGCGGAGCTGCGCCTGGACGACCCGCTACCGCTGCGGTTCCTCCGGTGGGCGGCCGACGCGGCGACCGGGGACCTGGGGATCTCCTGGAGCACCGGGCAGCCGGTCGCCGCGGAGTTCGCCGAGCGGCTGCCCGCGACGCTGCGGCTCACCGGGGCGGCGCTCGCCCTCGCCGTCGCGCTGGCCCTGGTGCTCGGCGCGGTCGCCGCGGCGGCGCCGGGGCGGTGGCCCGACGTCGTCTCCCGGGTGGTGGCGCTCGGGATGCTCGTCGTGCCGAGCTTCGTGCTGGGCGTGCTCGTCCTCGACGTGCTGGTCGTCGGCGCCGGGCTCGGCCGCGTCATCGCCGACGGCACCTGGGCCACGGTGTTCCTCCCCGCGCTGACGCTCGCGCTCGCGTCGGGGGCGACCTGGTCGCGGGTGTTGCGCACCGGCCTGCTGGAGGCCCGCTCGGCGTCCTACCTGCGTGTGAGCACCGCCCGCGGTGCGACGCCGTGGCAGCGGCTGCGCGTCCACGAGCTCCCCAACGCCGCGGCCCCGTTCCTCACCGTCGTCGGGCTGGGCACCGCGGCGCTGATCGGCGGGGCGCCGATCGTCGAGAGCGTGTTCACCTGGCCCGGTGTCGGGCGGTACACCGTCGAGGCGATCGACGCGCGGGACATGCCGGTCGTCGTCGGGTTCACGCTCGTCGCGGTCGTCGTCTACGTGGTGACGAGCCTGGTCGTGGACCTGGTGTGCACGCTGATCGACCCACGGCTGCGGCAGGACGTCCGGTGA
- a CDS encoding ABC transporter ATP-binding protein, giving the protein MNAPLQITGLTVRYPGGRVALDGVDLTVGAGERWAVVGRSGSGKTTLVRAVLGLLPPGTHVSGSVRVGGREVLGAPDAELRALRGLVVGYVPQDPFAACDPLRTVGHHVAQAWAAHRCRPPDGAVPAALQRVGIPDAERRHGQHPHQWSGGMLQRATLVAATAHTPLLTLADEPTSALDAELADDVLDLVRRTCGALLLISHDLALVARHAGSVLVLGEGRVVEHGTSATLLRAPAAPETRLLVAASAPEPRAGPAVPGPVVAGVRGIVRRYGPVTAVDGVDLDVAAGEVVGVIGRSGSGKSTLARLVGGMERPDAGTVHLHGNRPGFVMPVFQDPVASLDRRWPLWRTLAEPRRARGERHSRRRLRDLAAEALDRVGLAGVDVDRVPGTLSTGQAQRVAIARALLARPALLIADEPTASLDVAAATAIAALLRTIADDGAALLVVSHEEARLRSYADRVIRMRAGRLAEGEVQDRAVH; this is encoded by the coding sequence GTGAACGCCCCGCTGCAGATCACCGGGCTCACCGTCCGGTACCCGGGCGGCCGGGTCGCGCTCGACGGCGTCGACCTCACCGTGGGGGCGGGCGAGCGCTGGGCCGTCGTCGGGCGGTCGGGCAGCGGCAAGACCACCCTGGTCCGTGCGGTCCTCGGGCTGCTCCCGCCCGGTACACACGTGTCGGGCAGCGTGCGGGTGGGCGGCCGGGAGGTGCTGGGTGCGCCGGACGCGGAGCTGCGGGCGCTGCGCGGGCTCGTCGTCGGCTACGTCCCGCAGGACCCGTTCGCGGCGTGCGACCCGCTGCGGACCGTCGGGCACCACGTCGCGCAGGCCTGGGCCGCGCACCGCTGCCGCCCGCCCGACGGCGCGGTGCCCGCCGCGCTCCAGCGCGTCGGCATCCCCGACGCCGAGCGGCGCCACGGCCAGCACCCGCACCAGTGGTCGGGCGGGATGCTGCAGCGCGCCACCCTGGTGGCGGCCACCGCGCACACCCCGCTGCTGACGCTCGCCGACGAGCCCACCAGCGCGCTGGACGCGGAGCTCGCCGACGACGTGCTCGACCTCGTCCGCCGCACCTGCGGGGCACTGCTGCTGATCAGCCACGATCTCGCGCTCGTCGCCCGCCACGCCGGGTCGGTGCTGGTGCTCGGCGAGGGCCGGGTGGTCGAGCACGGCACCTCCGCGACGCTGCTGCGGGCGCCCGCGGCCCCGGAGACCCGTCTGCTGGTCGCGGCGTCGGCCCCGGAACCGCGGGCCGGACCCGCCGTGCCCGGCCCGGTCGTCGCGGGCGTGCGCGGGATCGTGCGCCGCTACGGGCCGGTCACCGCCGTCGACGGGGTCGATCTCGACGTCGCGGCGGGCGAGGTGGTCGGCGTGATCGGCCGTTCGGGGTCGGGCAAATCGACGCTCGCGCGGCTCGTCGGCGGGATGGAGCGCCCCGACGCGGGGACGGTGCACCTGCACGGGAACCGGCCCGGGTTCGTGATGCCGGTCTTCCAGGACCCCGTGGCGAGCCTGGACCGGCGCTGGCCGCTGTGGCGCACGCTGGCCGAACCGCGCCGTGCGCGCGGCGAGCGCCACTCCCGACGCCGGCTGCGCGATCTCGCGGCGGAGGCGCTGGACCGGGTCGGACTGGCCGGGGTCGACGTCGACCGGGTCCCGGGGACCCTCTCGACGGGCCAGGCGCAGCGGGTCGCGATCGCCCGCGCGCTCCTGGCCCGGCCCGCGCTGCTGATCGCCGACGAGCCGACCGCCAGCCTCGACGTCGCCGCCGCGACCGCGATCGCCGCCCTGCTCCGCACGATCGCCGACGACGGCGCGGCGCTGCTGGTCGTCAGCCACGAGGAGGCGCGGTTGCGCAGCTACGCCGACCGCGTGATCAGGATGCGGGCCGGTCGGCTCGCCGAGGGGGAGGTCCAGGACCGTGCCGTCCACTGA
- a CDS encoding ABC transporter permease: MTALGILTRPGLAPEVRGGVWRDLLRRPAARVGLALAAALALVALVGPLLAADPDLPDYTDQLAAPSAAHRLGTDQSGRDLLARSVAGAQTSLGAALLVMSIAAAVGLVVGTVAGSVGGRVDAVLTRLTDVLLGLPSLVLTLAVVGVLGPGFWNLVLAMSATSWAGLARLARSVARGSDRRPDVVAARMAGVGRVRVALGHVLPAAASQVTVAATLGLGETVLALGGLSFLGLGAQPPTAEWGNMLATGRATFAFAPWQLIGPGVGLVLTVTAAALISDALRDVTDPGRPA, from the coding sequence GTGACCGCGCTCGGGATCCTCACCCGCCCGGGACTCGCCCCCGAGGTCCGCGGCGGGGTGTGGCGCGACCTGCTGCGCCGCCCGGCGGCCCGGGTGGGGCTGGCGCTGGCCGCGGCCCTCGCCCTGGTCGCGCTGGTCGGCCCGTTGCTCGCCGCCGACCCGGACCTGCCCGACTACACCGACCAGCTCGCCGCCCCGAGTGCCGCGCACCGGCTGGGCACCGACCAGTCCGGCCGCGACCTGCTCGCGCGCAGCGTCGCCGGCGCGCAGACCTCGCTGGGGGCGGCGCTGCTGGTCATGAGCATCGCCGCGGCGGTCGGGCTCGTCGTCGGCACCGTCGCGGGGTCGGTCGGCGGCCGGGTCGACGCCGTGCTGACCCGCCTCACCGATGTCCTGCTCGGGCTGCCGTCGCTGGTGCTGACCCTGGCCGTCGTCGGGGTGCTCGGGCCCGGCTTCTGGAACCTGGTCCTCGCGATGTCGGCCACGAGCTGGGCGGGGCTCGCGCGCCTGGCCCGCAGCGTCGCACGCGGCAGCGACCGGCGCCCCGACGTGGTCGCGGCCCGGATGGCGGGTGTCGGGCGGGTGCGGGTCGCCCTGGGGCACGTCCTGCCTGCGGCGGCGTCGCAGGTCACGGTGGCGGCCACGCTGGGGCTGGGGGAGACGGTGCTCGCGCTCGGCGGGCTGTCGTTCCTCGGGCTCGGCGCGCAGCCCCCGACCGCGGAGTGGGGCAACATGCTCGCCACCGGCCGCGCGACGTTCGCGTTCGCGCCGTGGCAGCTGATCGGGCCCGGCGTCGGGCTCGTCCTCACCGTCACCGCGGCCGCCCTGATCAGCGACGCGCTGCGCGACGTCACGGACCCGGGGCGGCCCGCGTGA
- a CDS encoding (2Fe-2S) ferredoxin domain-containing protein, translating into MPSTEFARSTELLLVARPTPAGVDARSLAALAAAVAERSALPVRVGHLDQAEPSIHSALDDAVAAGAERVRIVALAVPEDRYLTAWIGRAVAHWREDRVPDVNVTLATGLARHDDLAGLVARLGDDAGDPVRASPAGFRSPAWSTLPRVGRHLLVCRGPRCTAYDAGTTHRALTAATCDDPGTLVTPIGCLGPCNLGPLVIDNPAGTWHTGVDAAGVSALLSGPRQRS; encoded by the coding sequence GTGCCGTCCACTGAGTTCGCACGATCGACCGAGTTGTTGCTCGTCGCCCGCCCGACGCCCGCGGGCGTCGACGCGCGTTCGCTCGCGGCACTCGCCGCCGCCGTCGCGGAACGCAGCGCACTCCCGGTCCGGGTCGGGCACCTCGACCAGGCCGAGCCGTCGATCCATTCCGCGCTCGACGACGCCGTCGCCGCCGGGGCGGAGCGGGTGCGGATCGTGGCGCTCGCGGTGCCCGAGGACCGGTACCTCACCGCGTGGATCGGGCGGGCCGTCGCGCACTGGCGCGAGGACCGGGTCCCCGACGTGAACGTGACCCTCGCCACCGGGCTGGCCCGCCACGACGATCTCGCCGGGTTGGTCGCACGGCTCGGCGACGACGCGGGCGACCCGGTCCGGGCGAGCCCGGCCGGGTTCCGCAGCCCGGCGTGGTCGACGCTCCCGCGGGTCGGGCGGCACCTGCTGGTCTGCCGCGGCCCCCGCTGCACCGCCTACGACGCCGGGACGACGCACCGCGCGCTGACCGCGGCCACCTGCGACGACCCCGGCACGCTGGTCACCCCGATCGGCTGTCTCGGACCGTGCAACCTCGGCCCGCTGGTGATCGACAACCCGGCGGGGACCTGGCACACCGGGGTCGACGCGGCGGGGGTGTCCGCTCTGCTGTCGGGCCCGCGACAGCGCTCCTGA
- a CDS encoding ABC transporter substrate-binding protein, translating into MPTRSLPALFALPALLALPALLALVALLLAGCATTGTGPAPADAPPTLTIATGFAIDDLDPIENAFWGPEFGYIELLMHPERDGAPTPWVLSGLDNPDPLTWVLDLNGGVTFQNGAPLDGAALAALLTFQLAENPDFGAGLPGATAAATGPLQATLTTTRPIPNVPALLADEAMVPVYDVAAYQAHRASGAPVTDLVTAGLYTGPYVVDALDAESMQLSPRPGYWDGVPALEDLTVRFVPEVSARIQAVQAGEADIALYPPTASAQTLDGRTDSFYVTGQPSGPSFMFQLNQRVDPFGDPLVRRAVYSAVGYDQLANEVMNGRYAPSTGLYIDSRPWAVPTQRTDVAAAAALLDEAGWAPGADGTRTRDGVPLRFTVLTYPQQPDSDVLALALQSQLGAVGIGVEIQQVPDINDVQEGDPVGWQAAVTSNGFISFGGDYLTPVQRYLRTGGPRNVTGVADPELDALVDELSTTLDTTARDDLLRRVQQRVADQGHLAYLGIRLPAVITGPAWRGYEVPISNLWVDARTAPAA; encoded by the coding sequence TTTCGCGATCGACGACCTCGACCCGATCGAGAACGCGTTCTGGGGCCCCGAGTTCGGCTACATCGAGCTGCTCATGCACCCCGAGCGCGACGGCGCCCCGACGCCGTGGGTGCTGTCCGGCCTCGACAACCCGGACCCGCTGACCTGGGTGCTCGACCTGAACGGCGGCGTCACCTTCCAGAACGGCGCCCCGCTCGACGGCGCCGCGCTGGCCGCGCTGCTGACGTTCCAGCTCGCCGAGAACCCCGACTTCGGGGCCGGGCTGCCCGGCGCGACGGCCGCCGCCACGGGGCCGCTGCAGGCCACCCTGACCACCACGCGGCCCATCCCGAACGTGCCCGCGCTGCTCGCCGACGAGGCGATGGTGCCGGTCTACGACGTGGCGGCCTACCAGGCCCACCGCGCGTCGGGGGCGCCCGTGACCGACCTGGTGACCGCGGGCCTCTACACCGGGCCCTACGTCGTCGACGCGCTCGACGCCGAGTCGATGCAGCTCTCCCCGCGCCCCGGCTACTGGGACGGCGTCCCCGCGCTCGAGGACCTCACCGTGCGGTTCGTGCCGGAGGTCTCCGCGCGGATCCAGGCGGTGCAGGCCGGGGAGGCCGACATCGCGCTCTACCCGCCGACCGCGTCGGCGCAGACCCTGGACGGGCGCACCGACTCGTTCTACGTCACCGGGCAGCCCAGCGGGCCGTCGTTCATGTTCCAGCTCAACCAGCGGGTGGACCCGTTCGGCGACCCCCTCGTCCGGCGCGCGGTCTACTCCGCCGTCGGCTACGACCAGCTCGCGAACGAGGTGATGAACGGCCGCTACGCCCCGTCGACCGGCCTCTACATCGACTCGCGGCCGTGGGCCGTGCCGACCCAGCGCACCGACGTCGCCGCAGCCGCCGCCCTGCTCGACGAGGCGGGCTGGGCTCCCGGGGCGGACGGCACCCGCACCCGCGACGGCGTCCCGCTGCGCTTCACCGTCCTGACCTACCCGCAGCAGCCCGACTCCGACGTGCTGGCCCTCGCGCTGCAGTCCCAGCTCGGCGCGGTGGGGATCGGGGTGGAGATCCAGCAGGTCCCCGACATCAACGACGTGCAGGAGGGCGATCCGGTCGGCTGGCAGGCGGCGGTGACGAGCAACGGCTTCATCTCCTTCGGCGGTGACTACCTCACGCCCGTGCAGCGCTACCTGCGCACCGGCGGTCCGCGCAACGTCACCGGTGTCGCCGACCCCGAACTCGACGCGCTGGTCGACGAGCTCTCGACCACCCTCGACACGACCGCCCGCGACGACCTGCTGCGCCGCGTCCAGCAGCGCGTGGCCGACCAGGGACACCTCGCCTACCTCGGCATCCGGCTGCCCGCCGTGATCACCGGGCCCGCCTGGCGCGGCTACGAGGTGCCGATCTCCAATCTCTGGGTGGACGCCCGCACCGCGCCGGCCGCCTGA
- a CDS encoding AI-2E family transporter: MTVDERARVPRALRVTAALGWRALVVVAALYVVGQVLATLASVVVPVAVALLLAALLAPAVHWLVQHRVPRWVATAVVMTGGLAVLGGVLSFVVIAFVDGVPDLAAQLTSGVDTLARWLQDGPLRVSEQQLSSAQQDVLALIGDNQGALTTGALTTAATLGETLAEILLVVFTLIFFLQGGSGIWQFLLLAVPSDVRARADVAGRRGLAALVSYVRATAAVAVVDAVAIGIGLGVLGVPLAVPLSALVFLGAFVPIIGALVGGGAAVLVALVAQGPVSALIVLAIIVGVMQLEAHVLQPLLLGRAVRLHPLAVVLAVATGLLVAGIAGALFSVPLLAVLNSGIRSLRSSSDEHLDPDEVRGSEPEERAPPEPGHDRYGEADPSEVEVHAVPT; encoded by the coding sequence ATGACGGTGGACGAGCGTGCGCGGGTCCCGCGGGCCCTGCGCGTGACGGCGGCGCTCGGGTGGCGGGCACTGGTCGTCGTCGCCGCGCTGTATGTCGTCGGGCAGGTGCTCGCGACCCTCGCGTCCGTGGTGGTGCCGGTGGCCGTCGCGCTGCTGCTCGCCGCCCTGCTGGCGCCCGCGGTGCACTGGCTCGTGCAGCACCGGGTGCCACGCTGGGTGGCGACCGCCGTGGTGATGACGGGCGGGCTCGCCGTGCTGGGCGGGGTGCTGTCGTTCGTCGTGATCGCCTTCGTCGACGGCGTGCCGGACCTCGCGGCGCAGCTCACCTCGGGTGTCGACACGCTCGCGAGGTGGCTGCAGGACGGCCCGCTGCGCGTCAGCGAGCAGCAGCTCAGCAGCGCCCAGCAGGACGTGCTGGCGCTCATCGGCGACAACCAGGGCGCGTTGACGACCGGGGCGCTCACGACCGCCGCGACGCTCGGCGAGACCCTGGCCGAGATCCTCCTCGTGGTGTTCACCCTGATCTTCTTCCTGCAGGGCGGGTCGGGGATCTGGCAGTTCCTGCTGCTCGCGGTGCCGTCGGACGTCCGGGCCAGGGCCGACGTCGCGGGGCGCCGCGGACTGGCCGCGCTGGTGAGCTACGTGCGGGCGACCGCAGCCGTCGCGGTCGTCGACGCCGTCGCGATCGGGATCGGGCTGGGGGTCCTCGGCGTGCCGCTCGCGGTGCCGCTGTCGGCGCTGGTGTTCCTCGGCGCGTTCGTCCCGATCATCGGCGCGCTGGTCGGGGGCGGGGCGGCCGTGCTCGTCGCGCTCGTCGCGCAGGGCCCGGTCTCCGCACTGATCGTGCTGGCGATCATCGTGGGCGTCATGCAGCTGGAGGCGCACGTCCTGCAGCCGCTGCTGCTGGGCCGCGCGGTCCGGCTGCACCCGCTCGCCGTCGTGCTCGCGGTCGCCACCGGGCTGCTCGTGGCGGGCATCGCGGGCGCCCTGTTCTCGGTGCCGCTGCTGGCCGTCCTGAACTCGGGGATCCGGTCGCTGCGCAGCTCCTCCGACGAGCACCTGGACCCGGACGAGGTGCGCGGCAGCGAACCCGAGGAGCGCGCCCCGCCCGAACCCGGGCACGACCGCTACGGCGAAGCGGACCCGTCCGAGGTCGAGGTGCACGCCGTCCCGACGTGA
- a CDS encoding NADPH:quinone oxidoreductase family protein produces the protein MRRVVCAEFGGPEGLAVVEEATPDPGSGEVLVEVSAAGVSFVDGLIVAGRYQLRPPLPFTPGSAVAGRVAALGPDVAGPAVGTPVVAALMDFGGYASHVVVPAALAVPVPDGVALAVAASAMESYNTLVFAVTRRVTIAAGEWVVVLGAGGGIGLAAVDVVRGLGARVVGVASSAEKRAAATAAGAEVVIDYTDLKDGIRAATGGGADVVIDPVGGPAAESALRALRAGGRFCVLGFASGEIPRLPANVVLLLNRTVVGVDWGDWARRVGGPSGNAELLADVLGRIARGELHPPRPATAPLAQAGEVLTRYAGRSVTGKIVLNP, from the coding sequence ATGCGGCGCGTGGTGTGTGCGGAGTTCGGGGGGCCCGAGGGACTGGCCGTGGTCGAGGAGGCCACGCCGGATCCGGGGTCGGGCGAGGTGCTCGTCGAGGTCTCCGCGGCGGGCGTCAGCTTCGTCGACGGGCTGATCGTCGCGGGTCGCTACCAGCTACGGCCGCCGCTGCCGTTCACCCCGGGGTCAGCGGTCGCGGGACGGGTCGCGGCCCTCGGCCCGGACGTCGCGGGACCGGCGGTGGGCACCCCCGTCGTCGCCGCGTTGATGGACTTCGGCGGGTACGCCTCGCACGTCGTGGTGCCCGCGGCGCTGGCCGTCCCGGTGCCCGACGGCGTCGCCCTCGCCGTCGCGGCGTCGGCGATGGAGAGCTACAACACGCTGGTCTTCGCCGTGACCCGGCGCGTCACGATCGCGGCGGGGGAGTGGGTCGTCGTCCTCGGGGCGGGCGGGGGCATCGGGCTCGCCGCCGTCGACGTCGTCCGCGGGCTGGGGGCGCGGGTCGTCGGCGTCGCGTCGTCGGCGGAGAAGCGGGCGGCGGCCACGGCGGCCGGCGCCGAGGTCGTGATCGACTACACCGACCTCAAGGACGGCATCCGCGCCGCGACCGGTGGTGGCGCGGACGTCGTGATCGACCCGGTCGGCGGGCCCGCGGCCGAGTCGGCCCTACGGGCGCTGCGCGCGGGCGGGCGGTTCTGCGTGCTCGGGTTCGCCTCGGGGGAGATCCCGCGGCTGCCGGCCAACGTCGTGCTGCTGCTCAACCGCACGGTCGTCGGCGTCGACTGGGGCGACTGGGCGCGCCGGGTCGGCGGCCCGAGCGGCAACGCCGAACTGCTCGCCGACGTGCTCGGCCGCATCGCCCGCGGGGAGCTCCACCCGCCGCGCCCGGCCACCGCCCCGCTGGCGCAGGCGGGCGAGGTGCTGACCCGCTACGCCGGGCGCAGCGTCACGGGCAAGATCGTCCTGAACCCCTGA
- a CDS encoding alpha/beta fold hydrolase: MDVPGWFADALAAPVEHVRVPAGEVAVPVRAWGDPGAPGVVLVHGAAAHAGWWDHVGPPLARAAGCRVVALDLSGHGDADTRTDYSVDRWAEGVRAVAASPVAGRAPVVVGHSLGGMVGLAAAVVSGAMAGLVIVDAVVRPPDPRIERVRERRARAVARTFDSPEEAVARFRPFPDQECLGYVRDRVARAAVRPDGDRWTWKRDLRAFDRPSLYLEDLRPLACPLAVLRAAHGRLTDDDLAAMLPRLARPDAAVAVVDSGHHPMLDRPQALVGALTALLDGLRAAAG, translated from the coding sequence ATGGACGTGCCCGGTTGGTTCGCCGACGCGCTCGCCGCTCCCGTCGAGCACGTCCGGGTCCCCGCCGGGGAGGTCGCCGTGCCGGTGCGGGCCTGGGGCGATCCGGGCGCGCCCGGTGTCGTGCTCGTTCACGGGGCCGCCGCGCACGCCGGCTGGTGGGACCACGTCGGGCCGCCGCTGGCCCGGGCGGCCGGGTGCCGCGTCGTCGCGCTCGACCTGTCCGGCCACGGCGACGCTGACACCCGCACCGACTACTCGGTCGACCGGTGGGCCGAGGGGGTCCGTGCGGTCGCCGCGAGCCCCGTCGCGGGGCGGGCACCGGTCGTCGTCGGGCACAGCCTCGGCGGGATGGTCGGGCTCGCGGCCGCCGTCGTGTCCGGGGCGATGGCGGGACTGGTGATCGTCGACGCCGTCGTCCGGCCGCCGGACCCGCGGATCGAGCGGGTGCGCGAACGTCGGGCCCGCGCGGTCGCGCGCACGTTCGACTCGCCCGAGGAGGCCGTGGCGCGGTTCCGGCCGTTCCCCGACCAGGAGTGCCTGGGGTACGTCCGCGACCGTGTCGCCCGGGCCGCGGTGCGCCCCGACGGCGACCGGTGGACCTGGAAGCGCGACCTCCGGGCGTTCGACCGCCCGAGCCTCTACCTCGAGGACCTGCGGCCGCTCGCCTGCCCGCTCGCGGTGCTCCGCGCCGCGCACGGGCGGCTCACCGACGACGACCTCGCCGCGATGCTCCCGCGGCTCGCCCGGCCCGACGCCGCGGTCGCGGTGGTCGACTCCGGGCACCACCCGATGCTCGACCGCCCGCAGGCGCTGGTGGGGGCCCTGACGGCGCTGCTGGACGGCCTGCGGGCCGCAGCCGGATGA
- a CDS encoding enoyl-CoA hydratase-related protein, with protein sequence MTGAVRPVSTEVRGHVLVVTVDRPARRNAIDRATADGLSAALDRLDDDPDLWCGVLTGAGGYFCAGSDLTANGDYVTGRGGEYGVVRRERRTPLIAAVEGFALGGGMEIALACDLVVAASDSRFGLPEVGIGLIPTCGALFRGPRALPVNIARELVLTGDPMSAARAHDLGFVNLLTDPGGALDGALGLAQRICRNAPLAVAACVRAIDDALGGDGAGWTATEAAKDVVLPSADAAEGVAAFLGKRPPTWTAR encoded by the coding sequence ATGACCGGCGCCGTCCGACCCGTCAGCACGGAGGTGCGCGGCCACGTCCTGGTCGTCACCGTGGACCGGCCCGCCCGGCGCAACGCGATCGACCGCGCCACCGCCGACGGGCTCAGCGCGGCGCTCGACCGCCTCGACGACGACCCCGACCTGTGGTGCGGCGTCCTGACCGGGGCGGGCGGGTACTTCTGCGCCGGCAGCGACCTGACGGCGAACGGCGACTACGTCACCGGGCGCGGCGGGGAGTACGGCGTCGTCCGGCGGGAGCGGCGCACCCCGCTGATCGCCGCGGTCGAGGGCTTCGCCCTCGGCGGCGGCATGGAGATCGCGCTGGCGTGCGACCTCGTCGTCGCGGCGTCGGACTCGCGGTTCGGGCTGCCCGAGGTGGGGATCGGCCTGATCCCGACCTGCGGCGCGCTGTTCCGCGGGCCACGGGCACTGCCCGTCAACATCGCCCGGGAGCTGGTGCTGACCGGCGACCCGATGTCCGCCGCCCGGGCGCACGACCTAGGCTTCGTCAACCTGCTGACGGATCCGGGCGGCGCTCTCGACGGCGCGCTGGGCCTCGCGCAACGGATCTGCCGCAACGCCCCGCTCGCCGTGGCTGCCTGCGTCCGCGCGATCGACGACGCCCTCGGAGGGGACGGCGCGGGCTGGACGGCGACCGAGGCGGCGAAGGACGTGGTCCTGCCGAGTGCCGACGCCGCGGAGGGTGTGGCGGCGTTCCTCGGCAAACGGCCCCCGACCTGGACGGCCCGCTGA
- a CDS encoding lysine N(6)-hydroxylase/L-ornithine N(5)-oxygenase family protein, protein MPQVRSADAGRGSVHDLVGIGFGPSNLALAIAAEEYGGRLAARFVERQTEFGWHRGMLIEDATMQVSFLKDLATLRNPTSRFGFLSYLHDRDRLVDFINYGTSFPTRLEFHDYLEWAAAGFADRVDYGTTIVGVEAVPDDPEVLDVRTEDGGRLRTRNVVLATGLVPHLPEGVSGGRRVWHSRDLVAATAAATEVRRVIVVGAGQSAAEAADHLHRTFPDAEVCAVFARYGYSPADDSSFANRVFDPGAVDDFFQAPSEVKDLILAYHGNTNYSVVDLDLIQALYRRHYHEKVSGRERLRFLNVSRVADVVETDDRVELAVESLVDRSREVISADLVVYATGYRPSDPVALLGGLAPRCRRDRLGRLDIGRDYRVATDGDLRAGIYVQGATEHTHGLSSTLLSNVAVRTGEIAASIVARKTAHRPADLARSATGS, encoded by the coding sequence ATGCCGCAGGTGAGATCGGCCGATGCAGGTCGCGGCTCCGTCCACGACCTGGTCGGTATCGGGTTCGGTCCGTCGAACCTGGCGTTGGCCATCGCGGCGGAGGAGTACGGCGGGCGGCTCGCCGCGCGGTTCGTCGAGAGGCAGACGGAGTTCGGCTGGCACCGCGGGATGCTGATCGAGGACGCGACGATGCAGGTGTCGTTCCTCAAGGACCTCGCGACGCTGCGCAACCCGACCAGCCGCTTCGGGTTCCTGTCCTACCTGCACGACCGGGACAGGCTCGTCGACTTCATCAACTACGGCACGTCGTTCCCCACGCGCCTGGAGTTCCACGACTACCTGGAGTGGGCCGCGGCGGGTTTCGCCGACCGCGTCGACTACGGCACGACGATCGTGGGGGTCGAGGCCGTCCCGGACGACCCGGAGGTGCTCGACGTCCGCACCGAGGACGGCGGGCGGCTGCGCACGCGCAACGTGGTGCTGGCGACGGGGCTGGTGCCGCACCTGCCCGAGGGCGTCTCCGGGGGGCGCCGGGTGTGGCACAGCCGCGACCTGGTCGCGGCCACGGCCGCGGCGACGGAGGTCCGTCGGGTGATCGTGGTCGGGGCCGGCCAGAGTGCCGCGGAGGCGGCGGACCACCTGCACCGCACGTTCCCCGACGCCGAGGTGTGCGCGGTGTTCGCCCGGTACGGCTACAGCCCCGCGGACGACAGCTCGTTCGCGAACCGGGTGTTCGACCCGGGTGCGGTGGACGACTTCTTCCAGGCCCCTTCGGAGGTGAAGGACCTGATCCTGGCCTATCACGGGAACACGAACTACTCGGTGGTGGACCTGGACCTCATCCAGGCGCTCTACCGGCGGCACTACCACGAGAAGGTCAGCGGGCGGGAGCGGTTGCGGTTCCTGAACGTCAGCCGGGTGGCCGACGTGGTCGAGACCGACGACCGCGTCGAACTGGCGGTGGAGTCGCTGGTGGACCGCAGCCGGGAGGTGATCTCGGCGGACCTGGTGGTGTACGCGACGGGGTACCGGCCGTCGGACCCGGTGGCCCTGCTCGGGGGGCTGGCGCCGCGGTGCCGCCGGGACCGGTTGGGACGTCTGGACATCGGGCGCGACTACCGGGTGGCGACCGACGGGGACCTGCGGGCGGGGATCTACGTGCAGGGGGCCACCGAGCACACCCACGGGTTGTCCTCGACCCTGCTGTCGAACGTCGCGGTGCGGACGGGGGAGATCGCCGCGTCGATCGTGGCCCGCAAGACCGCCCACCGGCCCGCCGACCTGGCGCGTTCCGCCACCGGCTCCTGA